The Candidatus Margulisiibacteriota bacterium genomic interval TTTAATAATGTTTTTTAAGTAATATTGTATGTATGTTGTTTTAAGGAGACTAGATTTTGATTAATTTAAAAATAGGAAAATTAGTTTTCGAAAATGTTGATTTATCAAAAGATCAATCTCATAAATTGAGAGGATATATTGGAGAAAAGTATAAAGAATATGACCTTGTACATAATCACGATACAGTAACAGGTAAAGAAATATATCGTTACCCATTATTTCAATTTAAAGTGATAGATAAGAAGCCCCATGTTATATCAATTGGTGAAAAACCATCAATAATTTTTAAAAAAATGTTTATGGATATTAAAAGTATTGAAATCCAAGGTAAAAATATTCCAATATATGAAAAACAATTGTGTTCTGATTTTTATTCTTTTGGTGAGTCCTTAAAAATGAATACTTATAAGTTTGTTTCTCCATGGATAGGTTTAAATCAAGATAATTATAAAAAGTATAATTTGGCATTAGATTACAATGATAAGAGAACGATCCTTAATAATTGTTTAATAGGAAACATTATTTCTGTTTGTAAGGGATTAGGGTATAGGGTTGAACAGCCAATAGTGTGTGAGAGCAGTTTAAGCTTAAATAAAGTGATACTAAAGGGGTTTGAGGTATTAGGTTTCTTAGGAACATTTAAAATCAATTTTGAATTACCTGATTATATTGGGATAGGGAAATCTGTTTCTCGAGGTTATGGGACAATAAAAAAATATGTATAAAATTTTAACGAGTAGGATAAATGTTAAAAAAACTTTATAAATTGGGTAAATACATTCCAGAGGAGTATTTTGAAGATAATCCTTTAGGTTTAAATATGTCGCACACTGGTGGGATGGTTTGCGTGATTCAGTTTAGTTTTAATAATGATGTTTTCTTATATGATAAAATTACCTATGAGGATTATGATGCTGCAAGAAATGAATATAGGTATTTGTTTGAAGAACTAGATAGTCCTAATAGTACACCTGCGTTCCCAACTTATCGTGTTAATAAAGCAGGGGATAAAAGTATTAAAGAGAAAACAATTTCTGCATTATCAAAAATAAAAAATTCTTTGAATTGTTATGAGCGCTTAAAACAAATAACAAATTGTATTG includes:
- a CDS encoding CRISPR-associated endonuclease Cas6 → MINLKIGKLVFENVDLSKDQSHKLRGYIGEKYKEYDLVHNHDTVTGKEIYRYPLFQFKVIDKKPHVISIGEKPSIIFKKMFMDIKSIEIQGKNIPIYEKQLCSDFYSFGESLKMNTYKFVSPWIGLNQDNYKKYNLALDYNDKRTILNNCLIGNIISVCKGLGYRVEQPIVCESSLSLNKVILKGFEVLGFLGTFKINFELPDYIGIGKSVSRGYGTIKKYV